GGCTGGTGGCCAACCCTTTCTGCATAGGAAGGTCCAGGGCATAATACTATTTATATAAACAGACAGGTTAAAGCCACCACTGAATTGTCACATATTCATGAAAACAGGTCCCATAAGATTTACACATGACCTGTGCCTTTGTAAAAAATCTATTTAGTATAGATATACAATTTTTCCATAATGTCTGAATCAAATCTTATTTAAGtactgtgatttttttgtttgtttgtgttatcaGTCTATCTGCCAACCTACCTATCAGTCTGTGTTGTTTTTCTAAATGTCTGCCATCCATCAGTCACTGATCCAACCCACCCTTTCACCCATTAGTCTGACAATGATCCACATTTTAACACAACAGCCTGTTTGTCATGTTACTTGCATACAAGATAGAATCAAAAGCAAACTATATCCCTCTTAAAACCAAACAGCAAATGTTTCTGAGCAATTTCATTGTATGTGCACATGAATGGGTTGATGTGTGTTCAAGCCCCATCAGACAGGGGTTTTTTGGCTTgtagccagctcctacccagagttcagTGCACTGTAGTCTGTACACACAGGATTTGAATACATGGTAAATATAAACAAAATGAATCTGGTTTTGAGTTTTGTGATTATAGCATCTGGTAATAGTAAGTAAAAAATGTTTCATCTTTATTATAATATATTCAAGATAAACATATTGCAAATGATTTTGTAACATAATCTTGTAActgcatgtttcagtttcaaggtgtcatagCATAGTATGCAATTATCTGCAAGGTTATGTTGAATGATTGCATCACTCCTTTGGTACTATCCAGTGGTTTTATAAAGGTGTGATAATGTGTATTGATATGTGTGTTATCAGAAAAGTGAGTGCTGTTGTGTCTCCACTGCCGGCATGGCAGACAAATCAGAGAAGAGCCCAGAGGACCTGAACAACACCATTGATGGAGAGatgggtgtggatggtggtgcgGGGAACGACtctgagggagagagcaagaaaggCAGGACGGATACACCCAGCCCCAGCACCTCCCCCATGCAGGCCTTTATGGTGGCCGGTAAGGTGGACCTcactcttcatgtctgtctttggGGACTGGTCATtcattcagctgtgtgtgtggacCTCACTCTACATGTCTGTCATTGGGGACTGGtcattcagctgtgtgtgtgtggaccttacTCTTCATGTCTGTCATTGGGGACTGGtcattcagctctgtgtgtgtggaccttaCTCTTCATGTCTGTCATTGGGGACTAGtcattcagctgtgtgtgtgtggaccttactcttcatgtctgtcactggtgACTGGtcattcagctgtgtgtgtgtggacctcacTCTACATGTCTCTCATTGGGGACTGGtcattcagctgtgtgtgtgtggaccttacTCTTCATGTCTGTCATTGGGGACTGGtcattcagctgtgtgtgtgtggaccttacTCTTCATGTCTGTCATTGGGGACTGGtcattcagctgtgtgtgtgtggaccttacTCTTCATGTCTGTCATTGGGGACTGGtcattcagctctgtgtgtgtggaccttaCTCTTCATGTCTGTCATTGGGGACTGGTCattcagctttgtgtgtgtggaccttactcttcatgtctgtcactggtgACTGGtcattcagctctgtgtgtgtggacctcaCTCTACATGTCTCTCATTGGGGACTGGTCATtcaactctatgtgtgtgtggatctcaCTCTGCATGTCTGTCATTGGGGACTGGtcattcatctctgtgtgtgtgtggatctcacTCAACATGTCTGTCATTGGGGACTGGTCattcagatctgtgtgtgtggacctcaCTCTGCATGTCTGTCATTGGGGACTGGtcattcagctgtgtgtgtgtggacctcacTCTGCATGTCTGTCATTGGGGACTGGtcattcagctgtgtgtgtgtggacctcacTCTGCATGTTTGTCATTGGGGACTGGtcattcagctgtgtgtgtgtggacctcacTCTGCATGTCTGTCATTGGGGACTGGtcattcagctgtgtgtgtgtggacctcacTCTACATGTTTGTCATTGGGGACTGGtcattcagctgtgtgtgtgtggacctcacTCTGCATGTTTGTCATTGGGGACTGGTCATttaactctatgtgtgtgtggatctcaCTCTGCATGTTTGTCATTGGGGACTGGtcattcagctgtgtgtgtgtggatctcacTCTACATGTCTGTCATTGGGGACTGGTCATTCAGCTATATGTGTGTGGACCTCACTCAACATGTCTGTCATTGGGGACTGGTCATtcaactctatgtgtgtgtggatctcaCTCTACATGTCTGTCATTGGGGACTGGtcattcagctgtgtgtgtgtggaccttacTGTTTATGTCTGTCATGGGGGACAGCTCTGTGTGTGGACCTCACTCTTCATGTCTGTCATGGGGGATGGGTcattcaactgtgtgtgtgtgtgcacatgtgtgtgatagTGGGCGTGGGGGTAGGTGTATTCGGAAGGGTGGGGGCAAACctgcatttgtgtgagtgtgtgtatctcttgggtgtgtgtgtgtgtgtgtttacacctcACAGATTTGTTTACAATCAGTCAGTGCATTCAGTGAATATTGAACAAGGTGCACAGCATAATGAATATGTCGCATCACAGTGAGTGACAAAGAATaatgtctgtctgattctgaTTTACAGCTTTACTAGGTTGCATAAATTATACGATAGTGGTTATACTTGTAGGATAGAAACACAGCCTGTGGAGGATTATTTCTACCAACAGTTAAAAAAGCGACCACCCTTTGACATGCTGCAATCAGTTTGATTCCTGGCTCAGTGACATGCCAtgatgcatggtgttgtgtcttccaCAGCCTCCCCTCCCAAGTTCATCTCCTTTGAGCAGTTGATGGCTGCTGCTTCTGGTGTGAAGAACATGTCTCTGGCCCATGAGATTGCCATCAATAGCGACTTCCAGCTGGAGAAACTTCAGCCTGAACAAAACAGGTGGGCCATACAGACACTTTGAACACCCCTTTCTTCTTTTGATGCTGTTGATTGTGCCTTGGAACACAAATTATATCAGTATATGCCTGTCTTCTGCTCAGCAGCTTTATGAAAAAATGCTGTAGATATGTTTTGATGACATTGTCAGTGAAAGTGGCAGAACTGTGGAACTCTTTTAACGTGGATTTTTGTCTATGGTATATTTTAATGATTTCTTGTCACATATTGAAGCAACTTCTGTTAGTCTCTGTTCAAGTACTTTCAGCAAGACTTCCATTCCCTTTGAAATGTATACCTCCCCACGATTGGAAAAATGATACCTGAATTATCGAATGATTGTTTGACTTCACATACTTTACCCTGACCCACTAGTACAGACTCCGACAGGGGTCTGACTACTGTCCTGTGCAAATTACAGCCTGCCTATACGGTGAAATattggttcttttgtttgtttgttttttgttgttgcttttttactaTTATGGTTTTTGAGATGATTTCTTCATCAAGTtgtgtgaatggaaaaaaaaaagttaaatggtTACAAAGTTACAGCACATAAACAAAGCCCAATGACATGAGGGCTCTGCTGGACAGCTTCCCTTGTATCATGacttgtggtggtgtgtccatcgagatcgatgatgaccatcattgtcatccagctggggaatgggggggggggggggggggggggaggatgctcatgaatctatctgtgaatgcgcagatggctgaatagtccaatctgcgcacgaaatgttcgctgacagttggggcagacaaagacaggcatatcattgtcagggagcttgtttgctcCTTGGGGCAACTAAGACGAAGCCGTGCTGAGGATGTCAGCTCTTCCGCCGAATTTACCATCCCAACATTAcccaaaaaaatcgtaaaaaggacaaaaaacaatacttaaaagccacacaaaaaataaattaaagacCATATGGGGAAATAACACTGCACAACTGATGGACAGCAAATGCCCATCCCAGTATTTACAATTTATTGTATGCTGCAGTTGAAGACAGTGACAAGCAGTTAGCTCTGTTtatcccttctttctgtcctgcCTCTGTCGACCAGCTGTCAGTCCACACAACCCTCTGACTCTAcagttctgtgattttttttttcagttctgtgggtttttgtgtgtgatatagatGAAGCTGGACAGAGCTTAAACCTGCCATAGCCATTGTTAGTTTTGGAATATAACTGTCATCATTCAtgaacagtattttttttttatacagtgttCAGCTTTGCTGGAACTACATAGAATGAGTTTGTTAACCTGTAAATACAGCCCATTGATGAATGAGTTTGTTAACCTGTAAATACAGCCCCATGATGAATTAGTTTGTTAACCCGTAAATACAGCCCCATGATGAATGAGTTTTGTTAACCTGTAAATACAGCCCCATGATGAATGAGTTTGTTAACCCGTAAATACAGCCCCATGATGAATTAGTTTGTTAACCCGTAAATACAGCCCCATGATGAATGAGTTTTGTTAACCTGTAAATACATCCCTATGACGAACGAGTTAACCTGTAAAAACAGCCCCATGATGAATAAGTTTGTTAACCTGTAAATGCAGCACCATGATGCTGTGGGTAGTGATCATTCTGAGAACTATGGTGCTGAACTGTTGCTGATGCCTGTGTTGACAGCATAGAGAAGCAGGTGCGTGACGTGATGCACAAAGCCTTCTGGGATTCCCTGGAATCCAAACTGGCTCAAGACCCCCCAGACTTCTCCCATGCTCTGGTTCTGATTGAGGAGGTGAAAGAGGTAAGGGGTGAGAGCGGCATTACATCTGTATGTTACAATATTTGAGAGCGGCATTACATCTGTGTGTTACAATGTCTGCTTCAGGTGTTCAGAGAGATAGGGGTAAGAGCGGTATTACATCTGTATGTTACAATGTCTGCTTCAGGTGTtcagagagataggggtgaaGACGGCATTACATCTGTATGTTACAATGTCTGCTTCAGGTGTtcagagagataggggtgagagCGGCATTACATCTGTATGTTACAATGTCTGCTTCAGGTGTtcagagagataggggtgagagCGGTATTACATCTGTATGTTACAATGTCTGCTTCAGGTGTTCAGAGAGATAGGGGTAAGAGCGGTATTACATCTGTATGTTACAATGTCTGCTTCAGGTGTTCAGAGAGATAGGGGTAAGAGCGGTATTACATCTGTATGTTACAATGTCTGCTTCAGGTGTTCAGAGAGATAGGGGTTAAGACGGCATTACATCTGTATGTTACAATGTCTGCTTCAGGTGTtcagagagataggggtgagagCAGCATTACATCTGTATGTTACAATGTCTGCTTCAGGTGTtcagagagataggggtgagagCGGCATTACATCTGTATGTTACAATGTCTGCTTCAGGTGTtcagagagataggggtgagagCGGCATTACATCTGTATGTTACAATGTCTGCTTCAGGTGTtcagagagataggggtgagagCGGCATTACATCTGTGTGTTACAATGTCTACTTCAGGTGTTCAGAGAGGTAGGGGTGAAGACGGCATTACATCTGTATGTTACAATGTCTGCTTCAGGTGTtcagagagataggggtgagagCGGCATTACATCTGTATGTTACAATGTCTGCTTCAGGTGTTCAGATAGATAGGGGTGAGAGTAAAAGCCGAATTGAGGAAATCAAAGATGAGAGTGGCACTACATCTGTatgtacaaacgcacacacacacacacgcaagcacgcatgaacacacacacacacacacactttataacacacacacagagcttttctCACAGTCCAcaggatcagtgtgtgtgtaggtgtgtgtgtgtgctgtgaccgTTGTGCTGACTGTGGGCAGGTCTTACTGATGCTGCTCCTCCCCCAACATGTCAGGCTGCGTGCCCAGATCATGGAGGTGTTGGACATGGAGCTGATCCAGCAGAAGATGGAGAACGACGCCTTCGACATTTTCTACTACGCCAACTACGTGGTGGGCACCATGGCGCGGCTGTGTGCCCCGGTCAGGGACCAGAGAGTGGCTGCCCTGCGTGACCTGAAGGACGTGGTGCCTCTCTTCAAGTCAGTGGCTGGACAAACACCTGTGTGGTGggcagggtgggggcggggggggggggggaattggctCTGTGTAGACTGGAATAGGTCAGTGATAGCAGTTGACAGGGCTGTGTTggatggaggtatgtgtgtgtatgttgggggaggtgtgcaggggtggtggtgggggggtgctcTGTGTGGACTGGAATAGGTCAGTGATAGCAGTTGACAGGGCTGTGTTggatggaggtatgtgtgtgtatgttgggggtggtgtgcagggggagttgggggcgggggggggggggtgctctgtGTGGACTGGAATTGGTCAACAGTTGACAGGGCTGTGTtgggtggaggtatgtgtgtgtatgttgggggaggtgtgcatggggggtgggggggtgcactgTGTGGACTGGAATAGGTCAGCAGTTGACAGGGCTGTGTtgggtggaggtatgtgtgtgtatgttgggggtggtgtgcatgggggtgggtgggggggggaggtgctatGTGTGGACTGGAATAGGTCAGCAGTTGACAGGGCTGTGTTggatggaggtatgtgtgtgtatgttgggggtggtgtgcatggtaggggggagggggtgctctGTGTGGACTGGAATAGGTCAGTGATAGCAGTTGACAGGGCTGTGTTggatggaggtatgtgtgtgtatgttgggggtggtgtgcatggtaggggggagggggtgctctGTGTGGACTGGAATAGGTCAGTGATAGCAGTTGACAGGGCTGTGTTGGATGgaggtttgtgcatgtgtgtgtggttttttgttgttttttgtgtgagttGTATTCTGTGTGGACTGGAATGGGTCAGTGATAGCAGTTCACAGGGTTGTTTTGgatggaggtttgtgtgtgtgtgtgttgttgttgttgctgtttttgtgtataaacattgttttatttgtgtgtgtgcatgtgtgtcttggTTTGAAATATCCATGTATctcttgttgtgtatgtgtgcattaacTACTTTGAAGTATGAGTGCACCTTGTCAACATAGGTAACAGTGATTTCCTTGCCTTTCATGTGTAAATgtcttgtttatgtgtgttttgttttgtttttgcttgtgttcATGTATATTATGCGTGagtctgtgtttattttttgcaTCCATACTTTTGTCTTAGTTTGAATAGTATGTTATTAAGAACTTGTCTTGATACAGCACAGTTAAGTATTCTATCAGATCAGATCATTTAAGTGCAAGGATCGATTCTTTCAGTGTTTAATTTGTATTTATCAAAGTAATGCCATTTTTTGCCAGTTTTATAAAACAATGATTTAAATGACATTTTGACTATAATTTTCTCTCCTGTAtcagtttttctttatttttatcttcttGCCCCAAATGAAAAGGTACACCTTTTTGTCAAAGGATCTTGTTCATTACTTATATTACTTTATGTTTAGAATGAGGAATATACACAGTGTTTCATTGGTAATACGTTGTGTAAAACCATTGTAAGGGATACCTTTGAGGTTTGGAGCTGATGACTTTTGATGAGAAATGAGAAGTACAGAGGCGTTGATATTGGAGGtatgacagagacatatagatgaTGCCATTGTAGGGAGCACTTTAAGCTGATGACTGCTGAAGAAGTTGAGAAGGACATAAGAGTTGATATTGCAGGTGTGACAGAGATGTAAATGATGCAGTCCAATGATGCCATTGTAGGAAGCACTTGAAGCTGATGACTGTTGAAGATTACTAGTAGAGGCATGACTGAGATGTCAGGTGATTGCAGGGAGATCTTTGAGGTGCTGGAGCTGATGAAGATGGACATGGCCAACTTCACCATCCAGCAGATCAGACCCTACCTCCAGCAGCAGTCTGTGGAGTACGAGCGGAAAAAGTTCACCGAGATCCTTGCCACTCAGCAAGGTCAGAGTTGTCACACTTTGTACTGTGTGTATACCGTGGAGTGCTGCCCCCCTCACTGTCTCACAATAAACCACTCAGCAGAATCAGTGTTGACACACTTTGTACTGTGTGTATACCATGGATCACTGCTCCCCTCACTGTCTCACTATAAACCACTCAGCAGAATCAGTGTTGACAcactttgtgctgtgtgtataCCATGGAGTGCTGCTCCCCTCACTGTCTCACAGTAAAccactcagcaaggccattgttgtcacactttgtgctgtgtttttaCCATGGATCACTGCTCCCCTCACTGTCTCACAGTAAAccactcagcaaggccattgttgtcacactttgtgctgtgtttttaCCATGGATCACTGCTCCCCTCACTGTCTCACTATAAACCACTCAGCAGAATCAATGTTGTCACTCTCCTTTGTACTCAGAGATGAGATTTTAATGTAAATTTACAGAATTATATAAATCTGAGAGCCGCAGTGGTCAATCCTGAGATTCACATAAATccgggggcaatagccgagtggttaaagcattggactttcaatctgagggttccgggttcgaatcttggttatGGCGcctttttcctatctcccaggtcaacatatgttcagacctgctagtgcctgaaaccccttcatgtgtatacgcaagcagaagatcaaatacgtacttTAAAGATcttgtagtccatgtcagcgttcagtgggttatcgaaacaagaacatacccagcatgcacacctccaaaacggagtgtggctgcctacatggcaggtaaaAACGGTTCTACATATAAAAGCtgactcatgtacatatgagtgaacgtgggagttgcagctcacgaacaaagaagaagaaattgatgaTTCTCACGTAATTCAAAATGAGGCGAGCTGTATGCTGAGAGAACCCATTTGGTACTTTTTGTTTTAGatgaaattttcttcttttttttttattgcaggaGAGCCTTCCAAATGCCTGTTAAACCATATTTTGGATTCAGCTTCAAACTGTACCTGCGGCACTTTTCTCACAATATTCTTTCAAAAGGTTTTCAGTTTAAGGCGGCTTCAACCTCTCTTCCAGAGGCATCACCCAAAGCAGCACCTAGcattccccaccccatccccccgccctctcaTTTCCAGCACTCTGTATATACCATGGATCCCTGCACCCCTCACTGTTGCACTGTCTTGTCTATAAACAGGACAGACCAAGTATCCTCATTGTCTGATAGCACTGAGCTATAAACATGGCTAAAACTGTCTGATTGCACTGAGCTGTGAACATGACTGAAACTGTCTGATAGCACTGAGCTATAAGCAGTACTAAAACTATCTGATGTCACTGAAATAATAGCATGACTAAAACTGATATCACTGGGCTATTAACATGATGAATGCCATCTTTCACTGAGCTGTGGGGAAACAAAACAAGTAAGCAATGGCCAAGAAAGGACCACTTATAAAGGGTTTTTAGAAAAGGAAAAGTAATATATTCGCCCTGGCATGAAACCTTTGTGATTATTTTTTATGttgaataaacattttttttctttggattgCAGATGCAgttctgttttgcttgtttgttgtagttTGATGTCTGGAGTCATCTCACAAAACATTCTGTGGTTGCAGAAAATGGCACGGACGGGTTAGAATTCACCAAGCTGTGGCTCAAGAGAAACTTTGAGAAGCTGCAggctgcagagacagagagtgcctCACAGCAAGCAGCAGCTGCCTCCCTATCCCCCAGTGATGCGTCATCGTCCACActgccctctccacccccttcactgtcctcATCCTCACAGTCATCCAAAGCCACGCCCGCCAACATCCTCAATGAGGCCTACATCGAGACACTGCGCTGGGACCACAGCATTCTGTATCCTGAGGTACTGACAGGGGATTATAGCATTCTGTATCCTGAGGTACTGATGGGGGATTATAGCATTCTGTATCCTGAGGTACTGACGGGATTATAGCATTCTGTATCCTTAGGTATTGACAGGGGATTATAGCATTCTGTATCATGAGAAACTGACAGGAGCTAATTAACAGGAGTGACTGTTATCACACCATGCctatgtgttgttgttacagacgTTACTGATGGACATGAGACATTTGTGTTACAGACGTTACTGATAGACAAGAGATGTTTGTGTTACAGACGTTACTGATAGACAAGAGATGTTTGTGTTACGGACAGTACTGATGGACAAGAGATGTTTGTGTTACAGATGTTACTGATAGACAAGAGATGTTTGGGTTACAGATGTTACTGATGGACAAGAGATGTTTGTGTTACTGATGGACAAGAGATGTTTGTGTTACAGACGTTACTGATGGACAAGAGATGTTTGTGACAGACATTACTGATAGACAAGAGATGTTTGTGACAGACATTACTGATAGACAAGAGATGTTTGTGACAGACGTTACTGATAGACAAGAGATGTTTGTTACAGACATTACTGATAGACAAGAGATGTTTGTGACAGACGTTACTGATAGACAAGAGATGTTTGTTACAGACATTACTGATAGACAAGAGATGTTTGTGACAGACATTACTGATAGACAAGAGATGTTTGTTACAGACATTACTGATAGACAAGAGATGTTTGTGACAGATGTTACTGACAGACAAGAGATGTCTGTGTTTCATACATTACCAGTGGACAAGAAACATTTGTGTTACAGATGTTACTGATGGACAAGGTACGTTTGTGTTCCTTGTGTTACTGATGGACAAGAGCTGTTTCTGTTGCAGACGTTACTGATGGACAAGAGCCGTTTCTGTGAGCTGGAGGTGAAGGTTGGGGTGCTGACGACAGTGGGTGCGGTACAGCTGGTCACGTACAGCACGGTGGGGGCGCCCATCGCCGGCATCAGCTCCCTGAAGACCACCCTCAAGGACCACGTCCTCACTTTGCTGGAGGCCCATCCACAGTGAGTCCTGATATGGAGAGTGTGTACGTCTCATGGGGGTCACAGTCAGTCCTGATATGGACAGTGTGTACATCTAATGGGGGTCATAGTGAGTCATATGGAGAGTATGTCTCACAGGGGTCACAGTCACTGCATGAAGAGCTTGTGTGTCTCATGGGGGTCATAGTCACTGCCTGGAGGGTTGTGTGTCTCACAGGGGTCACAGTCACTGCCTGAAGAGCTTGTGTGTCTCATGGGGGTTATAGTCACTGCCTGGAGAGTTGTGTGTCTCATGAGGGTCATAGTCACTGCCTGGAGAGCTTGTGTGA
The window above is part of the Babylonia areolata isolate BAREFJ2019XMU chromosome 23, ASM4173473v1, whole genome shotgun sequence genome. Proteins encoded here:
- the LOC143298214 gene encoding T-complex protein 11-like protein 1, coding for MADKSEKSPEDLNNTIDGEMGVDGGAGNDSEGESKKGRTDTPSPSTSPMQAFMVAASPPKFISFEQLMAAASGVKNMSLAHEIAINSDFQLEKLQPEQNSIEKQVRDVMHKAFWDSLESKLAQDPPDFSHALVLIEEVKEVLLMLLLPQHVRLRAQIMEVLDMELIQQKMENDAFDIFYYANYVVGTMARLCAPVRDQRVAALRDLKDVVPLFKEIFEVLELMKMDMANFTIQQIRPYLQQQSVEYERKKFTEILATQQENGTDGLEFTKLWLKRNFEKLQAAETESASQQAAAASLSPSDASSSTLPSPPPSLSSSSQSSKATPANILNEAYIETLRWDHSILYPETLLMDKSRFCELEVKVGVLTTVGAVQLVTYSTVGAPIAGISSLKTTLKDHVLTLLEAHPQDLEGALQGVAEQVKKDVNQCLQQHGFPPLDDTTCQTLQGQITDLASPHNTITTLMHQRLVSVTRQCISRCSMDSLKVPAGFSAVEKELSQVLGQFLRLISHNRSVFGPHYSHIISQLMERQQDLSPR